One Microbacterium sp. W4I20 DNA window includes the following coding sequences:
- a CDS encoding PLD nuclease N-terminal domain-containing protein produces MPFLSFLVIALMIGALIDLITRDQSQVKHLPKMAWIVIVILLPLIGSILWFAIGREYGEAGIPMPRMRRAERPVGMVDTRPTPPADVRTTEQQIADLDREIEEWRLREELERRRRDGESPAGSTA; encoded by the coding sequence ATGCCGTTCCTCTCGTTCCTCGTCATCGCCCTGATGATCGGCGCGCTGATCGACCTGATCACCCGCGACCAGTCGCAGGTGAAGCACCTTCCGAAGATGGCGTGGATCGTGATCGTGATCCTGCTCCCGTTGATCGGCAGCATCCTGTGGTTCGCGATCGGACGCGAGTACGGCGAGGCGGGCATTCCCATGCCGCGGATGCGGCGCGCGGAGCGCCCCGTCGGCATGGTCGACACGCGGCCGACTCCGCCGGCGGACGTGCGCACCACCGAGCAGCAGATCGCCGACCTCGACCGTGAGATCGAGGAGTGGCGGCTCCGGGAGGAACTCGAGCGGCGACGCCGCGACGGAGAGTCTCCGGCGGGATCGACCGCCTAG
- a CDS encoding sugar phosphate isomerase/epimerase: MTIQTSVQLFTIKDELEADLEGSLAAVAARGFTAVEPYDFVRRAAPLAEALSAVGLTAPSGHAFLASESFVNPDGSGTTLPVPSPAEVFAAAKVLGMGTVIDPYTEPARWESVAQIEETARLLNEAAAIGETVGVRVGYHNHAHELEAVFDGVTGLEVLAGLLDERVVLEVDLYWVARGGVDPVALLERLGSRVIAVHAKDGTLDPALLNAYPPADQVPAGDGTVPLVEAIAAASALELAIVEFDHYEGDLFDAIERSRIYLDEKVAG, encoded by the coding sequence ATGACGATTCAGACCTCCGTCCAGCTGTTCACGATCAAGGATGAGCTCGAGGCCGATCTCGAGGGCTCGCTCGCCGCGGTCGCCGCGCGGGGGTTCACCGCCGTCGAGCCCTACGACTTCGTGCGCCGGGCCGCGCCGCTCGCTGAGGCGCTCTCGGCCGTCGGGCTCACCGCGCCGTCGGGGCATGCCTTCCTCGCGTCCGAATCCTTCGTCAATCCCGACGGCAGCGGCACGACCCTGCCGGTCCCGTCCCCCGCAGAGGTGTTCGCCGCGGCGAAGGTGCTCGGCATGGGCACGGTCATCGATCCGTACACGGAGCCCGCACGCTGGGAGTCGGTCGCGCAGATCGAGGAGACCGCCCGGCTGCTCAACGAGGCCGCGGCGATCGGTGAGACCGTGGGCGTGCGCGTCGGCTATCACAACCATGCCCACGAGCTAGAGGCCGTGTTCGACGGCGTGACCGGTCTCGAGGTGCTCGCGGGTCTGCTCGACGAGCGCGTCGTGCTGGAAGTCGACCTGTACTGGGTCGCGCGCGGCGGGGTCGACCCGGTCGCCCTCCTCGAGCGTCTGGGGAGCCGTGTCATCGCCGTGCACGCCAAGGACGGCACCCTCGACCCCGCCCTCCTGAATGCCTACCCGCCGGCCGACCAGGTGCCGGCGGGCGACGGCACGGTGCCCCTCGTCGAGGCGATCGCCGCGGCATCCGCTCTGGAGCTCGCCATCGTCGAGTTCGACCACTACGAGGGCGACTTGTTCGACGCGATCGAACGCAGCCGCATCTACCTCGACGAGAAGGTCGCCGGCTGA
- a CDS encoding aldo/keto reductase family oxidoreductase, whose translation MKTVPFGSATAPAVIAGMMRIDDKDDAHIRDLYAAARTADIDFFDHADIYGGSMHFCEARFADALRLSASERDEIVLQTKCGIVPSEGMFDFSYEHIVAQVEGSLAALRTDRIDVLLLHRPDALVEPEEVARAFDELEAAGKVRAFGVSNHTPRQIDLLRTAVRQPLVANQLQLSITHAPIIAQPVAANMAGSEQSVVRDGGGIVEYCRINGITVQAWSPFQGGFFTGVFLGNPEYAELNTVLDRLASSYGVTPIAIATAWITRHPAHMQVVLGTTTPERVRDAAAGADIELTRAEWYELFRAAGHLLP comes from the coding sequence ATGAAGACCGTCCCCTTCGGATCCGCCACCGCCCCCGCCGTCATCGCCGGAATGATGCGCATCGACGACAAGGACGACGCGCACATCCGCGACCTCTACGCCGCCGCGCGCACGGCGGACATCGACTTCTTCGACCACGCCGACATCTACGGCGGGAGCATGCACTTCTGCGAGGCCCGTTTCGCCGACGCGCTCCGGCTGAGCGCCTCAGAGCGCGACGAGATCGTGCTGCAGACGAAGTGCGGCATCGTGCCGTCGGAGGGCATGTTCGACTTCTCGTACGAGCACATCGTCGCCCAGGTCGAGGGCTCTCTCGCGGCCCTGCGGACCGATCGGATCGACGTGCTCCTGCTGCACCGCCCCGATGCGCTGGTCGAGCCCGAGGAGGTCGCCCGCGCGTTCGACGAGCTCGAGGCCGCCGGCAAGGTCAGGGCTTTCGGCGTCTCCAACCACACCCCGCGGCAGATCGACCTCCTGCGCACGGCCGTCCGGCAGCCGCTGGTCGCCAATCAGCTGCAGCTGTCGATCACACACGCGCCGATCATCGCGCAGCCGGTCGCCGCCAACATGGCGGGGAGTGAGCAGAGCGTCGTCCGCGATGGCGGCGGCATCGTGGAGTACTGCCGGATCAACGGCATCACCGTGCAGGCCTGGTCGCCGTTCCAGGGCGGATTCTTCACCGGCGTCTTCCTCGGCAACCCCGAGTACGCCGAGCTCAACACGGTGCTCGATCGGCTCGCGTCGTCCTATGGCGTCACCCCGATCGCGATCGCGACGGCCTGGATCACCCGGCATCCGGCCCATATGCAGGTCGTCCTCGGCACGACGACACCGGAGCGCGTGCGGGACGCGGCGGCGGGAGCCGACATCGAGCTGACGCGGGCGGAGTGGTACGAGCTGTTCCGCGCCGCCGGGCACCTGCTGCCGTAG
- a CDS encoding TetR/AcrR family transcriptional regulator: MPEDEERPRQRGAYAKGIARRQEILDRAIEVFAARGADRTSLRAIAREVGVTHAALTHYFGSLEELLIAVYAESNAPRHRPESQLDDATPVERMIASARTNRAVPGLVQLYSTLVASALEDGHPAAREFATVRFAEIRAGIADAVRQQQTSGRIRTDVDPDAVAALVVAASDGLQTQWLLDDSAPQHEALALLDRLLRPVG, from the coding sequence ATGCCCGAAGACGAAGAGCGGCCCCGTCAGCGCGGCGCGTACGCCAAGGGCATCGCGCGCCGCCAGGAGATCCTCGACCGCGCCATCGAGGTCTTCGCCGCGCGCGGCGCCGACCGGACCAGCCTCCGCGCGATCGCCCGCGAGGTGGGGGTCACCCATGCCGCCCTCACGCACTACTTCGGCTCGCTCGAGGAACTGCTCATCGCCGTCTACGCAGAGAGCAACGCCCCGCGGCACCGACCGGAGTCCCAGCTCGACGACGCGACGCCCGTCGAGCGGATGATCGCCTCCGCCCGCACCAACCGGGCGGTGCCCGGTCTCGTGCAGCTGTACTCGACCCTCGTCGCCTCGGCGCTGGAAGACGGCCACCCGGCGGCGCGCGAGTTCGCCACGGTCCGGTTCGCCGAGATCCGCGCCGGGATCGCCGACGCCGTGCGGCAGCAGCAGACGAGCGGCCGCATCCGCACCGACGTCGACCCCGACGCCGTCGCGGCTCTCGTCGTTGCGGCATCCGACGGTCTCCAGACCCAGTGGCTGCTGGACGACAGCGCCCCGCAGCACGAGGCCCTGGCGCTCCTCGACCGACTGCTCCGGCCCGTCGGCTGA
- a CDS encoding epimerase, which translates to MSAGRVVIGGSTGFMGQFLQSRLRTAGRKVITISRSGADLRWGDQSGIDGAVDGASLVIGLAGKSVNCRYTPENRAEIFRSRLETTASLSTAIANAAAPPALWVNSSTATIYRHAEDRPMTESTGEIGTGFSVEVARAWEAALFADDLPATRRVALRSAIVLGDGGVLGPVRGLARLGLGGPQYDGRWPVSKARRAAGTAHLPGARHGRQRFSWVHIDDVARIIDFLEQTPELDGPVNAAAPNPVDNVEFMATVRRVLGVRIGAPMPRWMLEIGAIGMRTETELILKSRWVLPEKLTAAGFEFRHPTLEGALRESFAGPIDGRPLSR; encoded by the coding sequence ATGAGTGCAGGGCGCGTCGTGATCGGAGGCTCCACCGGATTCATGGGGCAGTTCCTGCAGTCGCGGCTGCGCACGGCAGGGCGCAAGGTGATCACGATCTCCCGGTCGGGCGCCGACCTCCGCTGGGGAGATCAGTCCGGGATCGACGGCGCCGTCGACGGCGCATCCCTCGTGATCGGCCTGGCGGGAAAGAGCGTGAACTGCCGCTACACGCCGGAGAACCGCGCGGAGATCTTCCGCTCGCGCCTCGAGACCACGGCGTCACTGAGCACCGCCATCGCGAATGCTGCCGCTCCCCCCGCGCTGTGGGTGAACTCGTCGACCGCCACGATCTACCGGCACGCGGAGGATCGTCCGATGACCGAGTCCACGGGAGAGATCGGTACCGGATTCTCGGTCGAGGTCGCCCGGGCGTGGGAAGCCGCACTGTTCGCCGACGACCTCCCAGCCACCCGCCGGGTCGCCCTCCGCAGCGCCATCGTCCTCGGTGACGGCGGCGTGCTCGGACCGGTGCGCGGCCTCGCCCGCCTCGGGCTGGGCGGCCCGCAGTACGACGGGCGCTGGCCGGTCAGCAAGGCTCGCCGCGCCGCAGGAACCGCGCATCTCCCCGGCGCTCGTCACGGTCGTCAGCGGTTCAGCTGGGTGCACATCGACGACGTCGCGCGCATCATCGACTTCCTCGAACAGACGCCGGAGCTGGACGGGCCGGTCAACGCCGCAGCACCGAACCCCGTCGACAACGTCGAGTTCATGGCGACGGTCCGCCGGGTGCTGGGAGTGCGTATCGGCGCGCCGATGCCGCGGTGGATGCTGGAGATCGGCGCCATCGGCATGCGCACCGAGACCGAGCTGATCCTGAAGAGCCGATGGGTGCTGCCGGAGAAGCTCACCGCCGCCGGATTCGAGTTCCGCCACCCGACCTTGGAGGGCGCCCTCCGCGAATCGTTCGCCGGGCCGATCGACGGCCGGCCTCTCTCGCGCTAG
- a CDS encoding Gfo/Idh/MocA family protein gives MALGNGPVGVGIIGAGNISDQYLSNLTTFPDVRVIAVADMLEERAQAQAAKYGVPHAGGIDVVLGDPAIDIVVNLTIPAVHVEVSEAIIASGKHVWTEKPIGVNREESRRLLEKADAAGLRVGVAPDTVLGPGVQTAKRAIARGDIGRPLFAQTTFQWQGPEVFHPNPAFLYAKGAGPLLDMGPYYVSALVHVFGPVAAVAALGLQGTPTRRVQVGELAGQEFPVEIPSTLSVLMDFEQGGQAQSLYSTDSPLLRQGIVEITGTEGTIVIPDPNYFGGPITITRPLQVGPEPAEQEIVDVAQEGVLSGRGVGLLDMARSIATRRPHVATGEFGYHVLDTLLSIEEAAESRAFVPVTSSIEQVGAIDADFDPFAATL, from the coding sequence ATGGCGCTCGGCAACGGCCCCGTGGGCGTCGGCATCATCGGCGCGGGCAACATCAGCGACCAGTACCTGTCGAACCTCACGACCTTCCCCGACGTTCGGGTCATCGCGGTGGCCGACATGCTCGAGGAGCGGGCGCAGGCGCAGGCCGCGAAGTACGGCGTGCCGCACGCCGGAGGCATCGACGTGGTGCTCGGCGATCCGGCCATCGACATCGTCGTCAACCTCACGATCCCGGCCGTGCACGTCGAGGTCTCCGAGGCGATCATCGCCTCGGGCAAGCACGTCTGGACCGAGAAGCCGATCGGTGTGAACCGAGAGGAATCGCGACGGCTGCTGGAGAAGGCGGATGCCGCCGGCCTGCGCGTCGGCGTCGCGCCGGACACCGTGCTCGGTCCGGGGGTGCAGACCGCGAAGCGGGCGATCGCACGCGGCGACATCGGCCGGCCGCTGTTCGCCCAGACCACCTTCCAGTGGCAGGGACCCGAGGTCTTCCACCCCAACCCCGCGTTCCTGTACGCCAAGGGTGCCGGGCCGCTGCTGGACATGGGCCCGTACTACGTCTCCGCGCTCGTGCACGTGTTCGGGCCGGTCGCGGCGGTGGCGGCACTCGGCCTGCAGGGGACCCCGACGCGCCGGGTCCAGGTCGGGGAGCTGGCGGGGCAGGAGTTCCCCGTGGAGATCCCCTCGACGCTCAGCGTGCTGATGGACTTCGAGCAGGGCGGACAGGCGCAGAGCCTGTACAGCACCGACTCTCCGCTGCTGCGTCAGGGCATCGTGGAGATCACCGGCACCGAGGGCACGATCGTGATCCCCGATCCGAACTACTTCGGCGGCCCGATCACGATCACGCGTCCGCTGCAGGTCGGTCCTGAGCCGGCGGAGCAGGAGATCGTCGACGTCGCGCAGGAGGGCGTGCTCTCCGGACGCGGCGTGGGACTGCTCGACATGGCACGGTCGATCGCCACCCGGCGTCCGCACGTCGCGACGGGGGAGTTCGGGTATCACGTGCTCGACACCCTCCTGTCGATCGAGGAGGCCGCCGAATCGCGCGCCTTCGTGCCGGTGACGAGCAGCATCGAGCAGGTCGGTGCGATCGACGCGGACTTCGACCCCTTCGCCGCCACGCTCTGA
- a CDS encoding DUF4166 domain-containing protein produces MTPEPQSPYAAALGERIHDLHPRLQSYFRAIPEGSVGIGDGVFHRVGTPRRWLWPILRVLERRGVVPACWEREVPFRVENRTIASRAIGERTFHLPRGPWTMHDAVTLTRRGRLVDELGEPGLIAACFDIDVDEGAVRLTSRAVGFRLGRLRVRLPRLLCPVVRLTERFDDAQDRQQVALTIDAPILGRVYEYRGDFRYRIEPFDEKESIG; encoded by the coding sequence GTGACGCCCGAGCCGCAATCCCCCTACGCTGCGGCGCTCGGCGAGCGGATCCACGACCTGCACCCACGACTGCAGTCGTATTTCCGCGCCATCCCCGAGGGCTCGGTCGGCATCGGCGACGGGGTCTTCCATCGCGTGGGAACGCCGCGGCGCTGGCTCTGGCCGATCCTCCGTGTGCTGGAGCGGCGCGGAGTGGTCCCTGCCTGCTGGGAGCGGGAGGTCCCGTTCCGCGTGGAGAACCGCACGATCGCGTCCCGCGCGATCGGGGAGCGCACGTTCCATCTCCCCCGTGGCCCCTGGACGATGCACGACGCGGTCACCCTCACCCGGCGCGGCCGGCTGGTCGATGAGCTCGGCGAACCGGGCCTCATCGCCGCGTGCTTCGACATCGACGTCGACGAGGGAGCGGTGCGACTTACCAGCCGGGCCGTCGGGTTCCGCCTCGGCCGCCTGCGCGTGCGTCTTCCCCGCCTGCTGTGCCCGGTCGTGCGCCTCACCGAACGATTCGACGACGCCCAGGATCGGCAGCAGGTGGCGCTCACCATCGACGCTCCGATCCTCGGCCGCGTGTACGAGTATCGCGGCGACTTCCGCTACCGCATCGAGCCGTTCGACGAGAAGGAGAGCATCGGATGA